The following are from one region of the Arcobacter defluvii genome:
- a CDS encoding SixA phosphatase family protein has product MIICSPSLRTKLTSEYFIKELDFKGKFIFEKSIYEAPYENLLKVLQNIEDKNKIAFLFGHNPGISDLVNFLSKEYFENIPTCGIVEVDFDTKSWKDISKENSKLIFFEYPKKYK; this is encoded by the coding sequence TTGATAATCTGCTCACCATCACTTAGAACAAAACTAACAAGTGAGTATTTTATAAAAGAGTTAGATTTTAAAGGTAAATTTATATTTGAAAAATCTATTTATGAAGCACCTTATGAAAATCTTCTAAAAGTTTTACAAAATATAGAAGATAAAAATAAAATAGCTTTTTTATTTGGTCATAATCCTGGAATTTCTGATTTAGTAAATTTTTTATCTAAAGAGTATTTTGAAAATATTCCAACTTGTGGTATTGTTGAGGTAGATTTTGATACTAAATCTTGGAAAGATATATCAAAAGAAAACTCAAAACTTATCTTTTTTGAATACCCTAAAAAGTATAAATAA
- a CDS encoding SixA phosphatase family protein — MKKLVLIRHAKSDWSNPFLEDFDRALNKRGLKDAPFMAKILK, encoded by the coding sequence ATGAAAAAGTTGGTTTTAATTCGACATGCAAAATCAGATTGGAGTAATCCTTTTTTAGAAGATTTTGATAGAGCTTTAAATAAAAGAGGATTAAAAGATGCTCCTTTTATGGCAAAAATTTTAAAATAA
- a CDS encoding ACP phosphodiesterase has protein sequence MNWLAHIFLSESNIDFQIGNFLADPLKGKAWENANEEIKKGMFTHKQIDSFTDKHEIVTISKKRLREKGLLKPIIIDLTYDYFLTKNWDKFCNVPLKKFSNNFYHEAYKRTPFMPYQANLPISHMIERDLLNKYHTINQLKTSFSRMDRRLSPRLLQRDSASSYSKTVVENIHHLEKDFLEFFPQLCKTVKQDLDKDRLKHWRI, from the coding sequence TTGAATTGGTTAGCACATATATTTTTATCTGAATCAAATATAGATTTTCAAATTGGAAATTTTTTAGCTGATCCCTTAAAAGGAAAAGCTTGGGAAAATGCCAATGAAGAGATCAAAAAAGGTATGTTTACACATAAACAAATTGATTCTTTTACAGATAAACATGAAATAGTAACTATAAGTAAAAAAAGATTAAGAGAAAAAGGTTTATTAAAACCTATAATCATAGATTTAACTTATGATTATTTTCTAACAAAAAATTGGGATAAATTTTGTAATGTTCCTTTGAAAAAATTTTCCAATAATTTTTATCATGAAGCTTATAAAAGAACTCCTTTTATGCCATATCAAGCAAATTTACCAATTTCACATATGATAGAAAGAGATTTGTTAAATAAATATCACACTATAAATCAACTAAAAACTTCTTTTTCAAGAATGGATAGAAGATTATCCCCTAGACTTTTACAAAGAGATAGTGCAAGCAGTTATTCAAAAACTGTAGTTGAAAATATTCACCATTTAGAAAAAGACTTTTTAGAATTTTTTCCACAACTTTGTAAAACTGTAAAACAAGATTTAGATAAAGATAGATTAAAACATTGGAGAATTTAG
- a CDS encoding SLAC1 anion channel family protein, which yields MQEQESIKAIPSNRLQFFPIMMFATIMGLGGLTLVYERMSSVFLFPMLIATVMIAISTILFFVVLIFYSLKLIKFKDEVKKEFTHPIRVNFFAAFSISMLILSIDFRAYSINISEIFFIFGALFHIFFTYYTIKFWINNNLEIQHSNPAWFIPIVGNLIVPIAGKGFVDDSILYFYFSIGIFFWIILFSIILNRIIFHNQFAPKFMPTLFILIAPPAIGFISYIKLTGNLDFFAQILFNLGLFFTILVFVMYKNFVKIKFFISWWAFTFPMAAVSLSAILMHELTKYWIYELLAYVLTTITTVIVILVAIQTIKHMRKKEICIME from the coding sequence ATGCAAGAACAAGAGAGTATAAAAGCAATTCCTTCCAATAGATTGCAATTTTTCCCTATAATGATGTTTGCTACAATTATGGGATTAGGTGGTTTGACTTTAGTATATGAAAGAATGAGTAGTGTATTTCTTTTCCCAATGTTAATAGCCACAGTAATGATAGCTATTTCAACAATTTTATTTTTTGTTGTTTTAATTTTTTATAGTTTAAAACTTATTAAATTTAAAGATGAAGTTAAAAAAGAGTTCACCCACCCAATAAGAGTAAACTTTTTTGCAGCTTTTTCTATATCTATGTTGATTTTATCTATTGATTTTAGAGCTTATTCTATAAATATATCTGAAATATTTTTTATTTTTGGAGCACTTTTTCATATCTTTTTTACTTATTACACTATTAAATTTTGGATAAATAATAATCTTGAAATACAACACTCAAATCCAGCTTGGTTTATTCCTATTGTTGGAAATCTTATCGTTCCCATTGCTGGAAAAGGTTTTGTTGATGATTCTATTCTTTATTTTTATTTTTCAATTGGAATTTTTTTCTGGATTATTCTATTTTCTATTATTTTAAATAGAATTATTTTTCATAATCAATTTGCACCAAAATTTATGCCAACACTATTTATCTTAATAGCACCTCCTGCTATTGGATTTATTTCATATATAAAATTAACTGGAAATTTAGACTTTTTTGCACAAATTTTATTTAATTTAGGGCTATTTTTTACAATTCTAGTTTTTGTAATGTACAAAAACTTTGTAAAAATTAAATTCTTTATATCATGGTGGGCATTTACTTTTCCGATGGCAGCTGTAAGTTTAAGTGCTATTTTAATGCATGAATTAACTAAATATTGGATATATGAATTACTTGCTTATGTACTTACAACAATTACAACAGTGATTGTTATTTTAGTTGCTATTCAAACTATAAAACATATGAGAAAAAAAGAGATTTGTATTATGGAATAA
- a CDS encoding aldo/keto reductase → MEFRYIGKSGLRVSTICMGTMTFGSTTTKEEAFKIMDKAYENGINFFDTAELYPVPPKANTTGITEQIVGEWLKTKPRDSIILATKVAGAASGWFVPPIRHGLTAIDSFHIKRAVEGSLKKLQTDYIDLYQMHWPDTVVPIEESLKAFDELVKEGKVRYIGTSNDSAYGLTKANEVAKYEKLTRFESIQNNFSLLNPRFHDELANVCRRENISLLPYSPIAGGVLSGKYNNDFYPSDARFTAYTNNPNIRVQAMAKRFVNDKTLNATVRYIELSHEYGISPVTLAVAYSKHFDFVASTIIGARVLNQLDESLKAFNFKINDELLAKIEEIQKDILYPMG, encoded by the coding sequence ATGGAATTTCGTTATATTGGAAAAAGTGGATTAAGAGTTTCTACTATTTGTATGGGAACTATGACTTTTGGTTCAACTACAACAAAAGAAGAAGCATTCAAAATAATGGATAAAGCTTACGAAAATGGAATAAATTTTTTTGATACAGCCGAGCTTTATCCTGTCCCTCCCAAAGCAAATACAACAGGTATTACTGAACAAATTGTTGGTGAATGGCTAAAAACAAAACCAAGAGATTCAATCATTTTAGCAACAAAGGTTGCTGGTGCTGCTTCTGGTTGGTTTGTCCCTCCAATTCGTCACGGACTTACAGCTATTGATTCTTTTCATATAAAAAGAGCAGTAGAAGGAAGTTTAAAAAAACTTCAAACAGATTATATAGATTTATATCAAATGCATTGGCCTGACACTGTTGTTCCTATTGAAGAGTCATTAAAAGCTTTTGATGAACTTGTAAAAGAAGGAAAAGTACGATATATTGGAACTTCAAATGATAGTGCTTATGGTCTAACAAAAGCAAATGAAGTTGCAAAATATGAAAAACTAACTAGATTTGAATCTATTCAGAATAATTTTTCTTTATTAAATCCAAGATTTCATGATGAATTAGCAAATGTTTGTAGACGTGAAAATATTTCGCTTTTACCTTATTCTCCAATAGCAGGAGGAGTTTTAAGTGGAAAATATAATAATGATTTTTATCCTTCTGATGCACGATTTACAGCATATACAAACAATCCTAATATAAGAGTTCAAGCAATGGCAAAAAGGTTTGTAAATGATAAAACACTAAATGCAACAGTAAGATATATTGAACTTTCACATGAATATGGAATTTCACCTGTTACTTTAGCTGTTGCATATTCAAAACATTTTGATTTTGTTGCTTCAACAATAATTGGTGCAAGAGTTTTAAATCAATTAGATGAGTCACTAAAAGCATTTAATTTTAAGATAAATGATGAACTTTTAGCAAAAATTGAAGAGATTCAAAAGGATATTTTATATCCAATGGGATAA
- a CDS encoding methyl-accepting chemotaxis protein produces the protein MKDLSISKKFTLTNVIVTLLVLVIGYFILNKYRNDLTKEVYQDVTTNLNSLSNQRIKAKFEVGISNAISIANDSSIKESLSTKNRELAISTLANLSSSMKESTPFKNIQVHLHTKDNHSFLRSWQPTKFGDDLSSFRASVVKVNKDKIAVNGFEIGKAGLSLRAVVPVFDSNKEHVGSLEFMQGINSVAISFDEEKRGFLLLMDTSLAIADVKKEDTLDKYLISQKFVNKDFLEETKKIDFNKLLNSKYLITDKYFYTFSEVTDFEGKKLGIALVAEPIDSVKNAIDHASNIIWVALIILVIAVLIIMSISLVNMRNNILLPIFNLKNSIENISNNSNERTRIEVKSNDEIGEVVNSFNNYLDSIEKGLNQDQIVIEESRQIIEKVNAGLLNDRIKGKANSLGVDSLVKEINNMIERMQKNLTILSETLIALSTAKYDYQIPHIQNVTGIIASLLSGAKVTQSSINEIMCLIEKSNNELSSSSSELANASKKLSDSSNTQAASLEETAAAIEEISATVTRSSENAIQMAQYAQNVTKSSNIGKDLAEKTAISMDEINNQVIAINEAISVIDQIAFQTNILSLNAAVEAATAGEAGKGFAVVAAEVRNLASRSAEAANEIKTIVSNATIKAKEGKDITSKMIEGYNELNENIVVTTKLIADVATASKEQQKAMAQINDTVNSLDQATQQNAALASTINDMATKTSDLVTHLENTINQTSFDRNAHKRVCDTDLIIDINRLKSDHISFKNTNFALCKAGFKFTVKNDHECNLGKWIDANENKLFAKSKEWGDLKVAHKKVHDLVQSTVNLYADESNNEKIFSTTKEMEDNIEIVFDLLNKIREINCSN, from the coding sequence ATGAAAGACTTGAGTATTAGTAAAAAATTCACACTAACAAATGTAATAGTTACATTATTAGTTCTTGTTATAGGATATTTTATATTAAATAAGTATAGAAATGATTTAACAAAAGAAGTTTATCAAGATGTAACTACAAACTTAAATTCTTTAAGTAATCAAAGAATAAAAGCTAAATTTGAAGTAGGAATTTCAAATGCAATCTCAATTGCAAATGATTCTTCAATAAAAGAATCATTATCTACAAAAAATAGAGAATTAGCTATATCTACTTTAGCAAATTTATCTTCGAGTATGAAAGAATCTACTCCATTTAAAAATATTCAGGTTCACCTTCATACAAAAGATAATCATTCTTTTTTAAGATCATGGCAACCTACAAAATTTGGAGATGATTTAAGTTCATTTAGAGCAAGTGTTGTAAAAGTAAATAAAGATAAAATTGCAGTAAATGGTTTTGAAATAGGAAAAGCAGGATTAAGTTTAAGAGCTGTTGTTCCAGTTTTTGATTCAAATAAAGAGCATGTTGGATCATTAGAATTTATGCAAGGAATAAACTCTGTTGCAATCTCTTTTGATGAAGAGAAAAGAGGTTTCTTGTTATTGATGGATACTTCTTTAGCTATTGCAGATGTAAAAAAAGAAGACACTTTAGATAAATATCTTATTTCACAAAAATTTGTAAACAAAGATTTTTTAGAAGAAACTAAAAAAATAGATTTTAATAAACTTTTAAATAGTAAATATCTTATTACAGACAAGTATTTTTATACTTTTAGTGAAGTAACAGATTTTGAAGGTAAAAAACTTGGTATTGCTTTAGTTGCTGAACCAATTGATTCTGTTAAAAATGCTATTGATCATGCTTCAAATATTATTTGGGTTGCACTTATTATTTTAGTAATTGCTGTTTTAATTATAATGAGTATTTCATTGGTAAATATGAGAAATAATATTTTACTTCCTATATTTAATCTAAAAAATTCAATTGAAAATATCTCAAATAATTCAAATGAAAGAACAAGAATTGAAGTTAAATCAAATGATGAAATAGGAGAAGTTGTAAATAGTTTCAATAATTATTTAGATTCAATTGAAAAAGGCTTAAATCAGGATCAAATAGTTATAGAAGAATCAAGACAAATTATTGAAAAAGTAAATGCTGGTTTATTAAATGATAGAATAAAAGGAAAAGCTAATTCATTAGGAGTTGATTCTTTAGTAAAAGAAATTAATAATATGATAGAAAGAATGCAAAAAAATCTTACTATTTTAAGTGAAACATTAATTGCATTATCAACAGCAAAATATGATTATCAAATTCCTCATATTCAAAATGTTACAGGAATAATTGCTTCTTTATTAAGTGGGGCAAAAGTTACTCAATCATCAATCAACGAAATTATGTGTTTAATTGAAAAATCAAATAATGAATTATCATCAAGTTCATCTGAACTTGCAAATGCTTCTAAAAAATTAAGTGATTCATCAAATACGCAAGCAGCATCTTTAGAAGAAACAGCTGCTGCAATTGAAGAGATATCTGCAACAGTTACAAGAAGTAGTGAAAATGCTATTCAAATGGCACAATATGCACAAAATGTTACAAAATCAAGTAATATTGGAAAAGATTTAGCTGAAAAAACAGCTATTTCTATGGATGAAATAAATAATCAAGTAATAGCTATAAATGAAGCAATTTCTGTAATAGATCAAATAGCTTTCCAAACAAATATTCTTTCTTTAAATGCTGCTGTTGAAGCTGCAACTGCTGGTGAAGCTGGAAAAGGTTTTGCTGTTGTTGCTGCTGAAGTAAGAAATCTTGCAAGTAGAAGTGCTGAAGCTGCAAATGAAATAAAAACAATAGTTTCTAATGCAACTATAAAAGCAAAAGAAGGAAAAGATATTACTTCAAAAATGATTGAAGGATATAATGAGTTAAATGAAAATATTGTTGTAACAACAAAATTAATTGCCGATGTAGCAACTGCATCAAAAGAACAACAAAAAGCAATGGCTCAAATAAATGATACAGTTAATTCTTTGGATCAAGCTACTCAACAAAATGCTGCTTTAGCTTCAACTATAAATGATATGGCTACTAAAACTTCAGATTTAGTAACTCATCTTGAAAATACTATAAATCAAACAAGTTTTGATAGAAATGCTCATAAAAGAGTTTGTGATACAGATTTAATAATTGATATAAATAGACTAAAATCTGATCACATAAGTTTTAAGAATACAAATTTTGCTTTATGTAAAGCAGGATTTAAATTTACTGTAAAAAATGATCATGAATGTAATTTAGGTAAATGGATAGATGCAAATGAAAATAAACTTTTTGCAAAAAGTAAAGAGTGGGGTGATTTAAAAGTAGCTCATAAAAAAGTTCATGATTTAGTTCAATCAACTGTAAATTTATATGCAGATGAAAGTAATAATGAAAAAATCTTCTCAACAACTAAAGAAATGGAAGATAATATAGAAATTGTTTTTGATTTATTAAATAAAATTAGAGAGATAAATTGTTCTAATTAA
- a CDS encoding YbgC/FadM family acyl-CoA thioesterase, whose product MKIRVYYEDTDCGGVVYHSNYFNFCERARSELFFQKGLSPHNKDEFFVVKSTIADWIKPAIFGDILEISAKLVEKKSASIVMYQEITRDNEVLFKATFKLAFLKNFKPSKIPLDFFELFN is encoded by the coding sequence ATGAAAATTCGTGTTTATTACGAAGATACAGATTGTGGAGGAGTTGTTTATCACTCTAATTATTTTAATTTTTGTGAACGTGCTAGAAGTGAACTTTTTTTTCAAAAAGGTTTATCCCCTCATAATAAAGATGAATTTTTTGTAGTTAAAAGTACAATAGCAGATTGGATAAAACCTGCTATTTTTGGAGATATTTTGGAAATATCTGCAAAACTGGTTGAAAAAAAATCGGCTTCAATTGTAATGTATCAAGAAATTACTAGAGATAATGAAGTTTTATTTAAAGCTACATTTAAATTAGCATTTTTAAAAAATTTCAAACCTTCAAAAATTCCTTTGGATTTTTTTGAATTATTTAATTAG
- a CDS encoding phospholipase D-like domain-containing protein: MLKILFISLFLVLNLYSSEVFILPNDSKKAQEQISSAILDAKTEIFIAMYNFSYKSFAKDLIKASKKGVQVTVLFDDKKTKKDDEVLDLLKENEIKTIINKDKNKMHLKVALIDSSKAIIGSTNWTKESFEENYDLIYITDDKKVIDKLVELKEIFN; the protein is encoded by the coding sequence ATGTTAAAAATTTTATTTATATCTTTGTTTTTGGTTTTAAATTTATATTCAAGTGAAGTTTTTATTCTTCCAAATGATTCAAAAAAAGCACAAGAACAAATTAGTTCAGCTATATTGGATGCAAAAACAGAGATTTTTATTGCAATGTATAACTTTTCATATAAAAGTTTTGCAAAGGATTTGATAAAAGCCTCAAAAAAAGGTGTACAAGTAACTGTTTTATTTGATGATAAAAAAACAAAAAAAGATGATGAAGTATTGGATTTGTTAAAAGAAAATGAAATAAAAACCATAATCAACAAAGATAAAAATAAAATGCATCTAAAAGTTGCTTTAATTGATTCTTCTAAAGCCATTATTGGAAGTACAAATTGGACAAAAGAGTCATTTGAAGAAAATTATGATTTGATTTATATAACTGATGATAAAAAAGTTATAGATAAGTTAGTTGAATTAAAAGAAATATTCAATTAA
- a CDS encoding M48 family metallopeptidase, producing MLEIFVIGFCIYFAFNIYTSFMQIGFVKNAKTLQAIILDSAKYEEAANYSIEKEKLAIVSTFYDFVLFILWIGFGLSYLDSLVQVDSYWLKAVIFVDLFIVINWFLTLPFELYSTFKLNKKYGFSNMTPALFIKDTIKTGILFLVFGSIVIAGISFIINSFSAWWIWGFAFIFAVIILINMLYPVIRDKMFDKFEKLKDKELEKKIENLLDEVGFKSSGVFSVDASKRDNRLNAYFGGLGSTKRVVLFDTLIEKLTHNELLAVLGHELGHFKNGDIIKNIGIMGVVMFVFFAIFGNLPDKLFLGLNLQNEPYAIIVVFLIFSPILSFFLMPLISFISRHNEYAADSFGSNLATKEDLVNALLKLANENKSFPLSHPLYIFFYYSHPPLVERFKELGYDVKSLKFSENK from the coding sequence GTGTTAGAGATATTTGTTATAGGTTTTTGTATCTATTTTGCATTTAATATTTATACTTCTTTTATGCAAATAGGATTTGTTAAAAATGCAAAAACATTACAAGCTATTATATTAGATTCAGCAAAATATGAAGAGGCTGCAAATTATTCAATAGAAAAAGAAAAACTTGCTATTGTTTCAACTTTCTATGATTTTGTATTATTTATTTTATGGATTGGGTTTGGGTTATCTTATTTAGATTCTTTAGTTCAAGTTGATTCATACTGGTTAAAAGCAGTGATTTTCGTAGATTTATTTATTGTTATAAATTGGTTTTTGACTTTACCTTTTGAACTTTATTCAACTTTTAAATTAAATAAAAAATATGGTTTTTCAAATATGACACCAGCTTTATTTATAAAAGATACAATAAAAACTGGAATATTGTTTTTAGTTTTTGGTTCAATTGTAATTGCAGGAATTTCATTTATTATAAATAGTTTTTCTGCTTGGTGGATTTGGGGATTTGCTTTTATATTTGCTGTTATTATTTTGATAAATATGCTTTATCCAGTAATCAGAGATAAAATGTTTGATAAATTTGAAAAATTAAAAGATAAAGAATTAGAAAAGAAAATAGAAAATCTTTTAGATGAAGTAGGATTTAAAAGTAGTGGAGTTTTTTCTGTAGATGCAAGTAAAAGAGATAATAGATTAAATGCTTATTTTGGTGGATTAGGAAGTACAAAAAGAGTAGTTTTATTTGACACATTGATTGAAAAATTAACACATAATGAATTATTAGCAGTTCTAGGGCATGAATTAGGACACTTTAAAAATGGTGATATTATAAAAAATATTGGAATTATGGGTGTTGTTATGTTTGTATTTTTTGCAATTTTTGGAAATTTACCAGATAAACTATTTTTAGGACTAAATTTACAAAATGAACCTTATGCAATTATAGTTGTATTTTTGATTTTTTCTCCAATCTTGTCATTTTTCTTAATGCCTTTAATATCTTTTATTTCAAGACATAATGAATATGCAGCAGATAGTTTTGGTTCAAATTTGGCAACAAAAGAAGATTTAGTAAATGCTTTGTTAAAACTGGCAAATGAAAATAAATCATTTCCTTTATCACATCCTTTATATATTTTCTTTTATTATTCTCATCCACCTTTAGTAGAGAGATTTAAAGAGTTAGGATATGATGTTAAAAGTTTAAAATTTAGTGAGAATAAATAG
- the rmuC gene encoding DNA recombination protein RmuC: MLSEGIIEVNYLTLIVTFIAILSGLLIILQFSRQKYENQLKALQDEALLKLKALNEKIELNHSSYETQITNLNNANRKLEEEKKLIKESFEDKLKILEKHASQINSNTIEAYEFKLSSLAKMSEAKEKQLLREFEIKEENFNEKITLLEESKKQLKIEFENLANKLFDENQKKSNLNLTQVLTSFKDQLESFGKRVNEIHNEETKQRTSLLTEIKNLKDLNNQISTDAVNLTKALKGQNKTQGDWGEMILSSILDQTGLREGNEYTIQGSFNDNDGKRLRPDVIVHLPSKKDIVIDSKVSLNAYINYCKTENEEHKATASKELVKSITSHIKALSSKKYEELDGVRTLDFVLMFIPVEGAFILATSTDDNLFKLAFENNIMLVSPSTLYVTLRTIENIWRNEHQNENALLISKKAADLYDKFASFVADIEDIGVNINRTQKAYDSAMNKLTLGNANLIKRAEEFIDLGVKPKKQISNKLINSQEE, encoded by the coding sequence ATGTTAAGTGAAGGAATAATTGAGGTAAATTATTTAACATTAATAGTTACTTTTATTGCAATATTATCAGGATTATTGATAATATTGCAATTTTCTAGACAAAAATACGAAAATCAATTAAAAGCTTTACAAGATGAAGCATTACTTAAACTAAAAGCATTAAATGAAAAAATAGAATTAAATCATAGTTCTTATGAAACTCAAATAACTAATCTAAACAATGCCAATAGAAAACTTGAAGAAGAAAAAAAACTTATTAAAGAGAGTTTTGAAGATAAATTAAAGATTTTGGAAAAACACGCTTCTCAAATAAATTCAAATACAATAGAAGCTTATGAATTTAAACTTTCAAGCCTTGCAAAAATGTCTGAAGCAAAAGAGAAACAACTTCTTAGAGAGTTTGAAATAAAAGAAGAAAATTTCAATGAAAAAATAACTCTTTTAGAAGAGTCAAAGAAACAATTAAAAATAGAGTTTGAAAATCTTGCAAATAAATTATTTGATGAAAATCAAAAAAAATCAAATTTAAATTTAACACAAGTTTTAACTTCATTTAAAGATCAGCTAGAATCTTTTGGGAAAAGAGTAAATGAAATTCATAATGAAGAGACAAAACAAAGAACTTCACTTTTAACAGAGATAAAAAATCTAAAAGATTTAAATAATCAGATTTCAACTGATGCAGTTAATTTAACAAAAGCTTTAAAAGGACAAAATAAAACTCAAGGTGATTGGGGAGAGATGATTTTATCATCAATTTTAGACCAAACTGGACTTAGAGAAGGGAATGAATATACAATTCAAGGCTCATTCAATGACAATGATGGAAAAAGATTAAGACCTGATGTTATTGTTCATTTACCATCAAAAAAAGATATTGTTATTGATTCTAAAGTTTCTTTAAATGCTTATATAAACTATTGTAAAACTGAAAATGAAGAACACAAAGCAACAGCTTCAAAAGAGTTAGTAAAATCAATCACATCTCATATCAAAGCACTTAGTTCTAAAAAATATGAAGAATTAGATGGTGTCAGAACTTTAGATTTTGTATTGATGTTTATTCCTGTTGAAGGTGCTTTTATCCTTGCAACTTCAACTGATGATAATCTATTTAAATTAGCGTTTGAAAATAACATTATGTTAGTTTCTCCTTCAACTTTATATGTTACTTTAAGAACAATAGAAAATATTTGGAGAAATGAACATCAAAATGAAAATGCTTTATTGATTTCTAAAAAAGCAGCTGATTTATATGACAAATTTGCTTCATTTGTAGCTGATATTGAAGATATAGGCGTAAATATAAACAGAACTCAAAAAGCTTATGATAGTGCTATGAATAAACTTACTTTAGGAAATGCAAATCTAATAAAAAGAGCTGAAGAGTTTATAGATTTAGGTGTAAAACCTAAAAAACAAATTTCAAATAAATTGATAAATTCTCAAGAGGAATAA
- a CDS encoding SO_0444 family Cu/Zn efflux transporter, which produces MELAITLANNFLALLDAMAIYILVGLLIAGFLKQIVPDDFIIKHLGSGNISSVIKATIFGIPLPVCSCSVIPLAQSLRKEGASKGAVQSFLISSPITGVDSILATYSFFGLIFTIYRVISSIIIAIVVGIIQNIFDKDEEKEIKKEETSSCSCHCSCSSEKPAKKTFSIKEVFSYAYVTLFKDMVKPLFIGLIFATLFTSLAPKEYTSLLFENQFLTYLVIILFSMPLYICATASLPIAAALIIEGMSPGAAFILLSAGPATSLITMSVVYKSLGKTSLIIYLTMIAVLSLLFGYLFDTFFTNVNILNFSLEEERSSLLSQISSFIMLVLMSYYLIKPWLNRKKVDA; this is translated from the coding sequence ATGGAATTAGCAATAACTTTGGCTAATAACTTTTTAGCGTTACTTGATGCAATGGCTATTTATATTTTAGTTGGATTATTAATTGCTGGATTTTTAAAACAAATAGTTCCAGATGATTTTATAATAAAACATCTAGGAAGTGGAAATATAAGTTCAGTTATAAAAGCTACTATTTTTGGAATACCACTTCCCGTTTGTTCTTGTTCTGTTATACCACTTGCTCAAAGTCTTAGAAAAGAGGGTGCTAGTAAAGGTGCAGTGCAGAGTTTTTTGATATCAAGTCCAATAACTGGAGTTGATTCTATTTTAGCAACTTACTCTTTTTTTGGTCTTATTTTTACAATTTATAGAGTTATTTCATCAATTATAATTGCGATTGTTGTAGGAATTATTCAAAATATTTTTGACAAAGATGAAGAAAAAGAGATAAAAAAAGAAGAAACTTCTTCTTGTTCTTGTCACTGTTCTTGTAGTTCAGAAAAACCAGCTAAAAAAACTTTTTCTATAAAAGAAGTTTTCTCTTACGCTTATGTAACTTTATTTAAAGATATGGTAAAACCACTTTTTATTGGACTTATTTTCGCAACACTTTTTACTTCATTAGCTCCAAAAGAGTATACAAGTCTACTTTTTGAAAATCAATTTTTAACTTATCTTGTAATAATTTTATTTTCAATGCCTTTATATATTTGTGCAACTGCTTCACTTCCAATTGCTGCTGCTTTAATAATAGAAGGTATGAGTCCAGGAGCTGCATTTATACTTTTAAGTGCTGGTCCAGCAACAAGTTTAATAACAATGAGTGTTGTATATAAAAGCTTAGGAAAAACTTCACTAATTATCTATTTAACTATGATTGCTGTTTTATCTTTATTATTTGGTTACTTATTTGACACATTTTTTACAAATGTAAATATATTAAATTTTAGTCTTGAAGAAGAAAGAAGTTCCTTATTATCTCAAATTTCAAGTTTTATTATGCTAGTTTTAATGTCATATTATTTAATAAAACCTTGGTTAAATAGAAAAAAGGTTGATGCATAA